GGCAACGGCCTTTGGAAAAAGGCGCAACCAAACCGGCCGCCAAGACCTTCAAGGTCGTTTTCAGGCCGGAGTTTGTCGCCACCATTGATGACGTGAAAAGGGCCGGAAACGGCGGCAATCTGGTGGATAGCCGGAGTCCGGGACAGTTCAGCGGCATCATCCAAAGCCCGTCGGTAAAACGTCCGGGGACTATCCCCGAAGCCGGGAACCTGCCCATCGCGTCGTTGACCGAGAATAACGGCGGCGTTTTTCTCAGTGCCGATGCGGCTGCGGCGCTTCACCGGAAAGCCGGCATTGCGACTGCGGGGCCGGTCATTACCTTCTGCAACACCGGCCATGTGGCGTCGTTGGGATGGTTTGTGCTGTACGAATTGTTGGGGAATAAAGAAGCTAAATTGTACGACGGCTCAATGGCCGAATGGACCATGGACGACGCCAACCCGGTGAAGACTGAATTTATGCCGGGGGCAAAGTAGGGATTGCTCATTGACATATTCCCCCGTGCGGGAGATATTATGGTATATCCCTTGAGGATATACCATCCTGCGGGAGTCATTCATGACCCAATCAACCGTGTTCACAACGAACAAGAGTCAGGCCGTTCGGCTGCCGAAGGCCGTGGCGCTGCCTGATACGGTCAAGCGCGTCGAAATCCTCAAGATCGGACAGGCTCGCTTGATAACGCCC
This Rhodospirillales bacterium RIFCSPLOWO2_02_FULL_58_16 DNA region includes the following protein-coding sequences:
- a CDS encoding antitoxin; the encoded protein is MTQSTVFTTNKSQAVRLPKAVALPDTVKRVEILKIGQARLITPVDSVWDSFFDGPAVSGDFMTERRQPPMQEREDV